Proteins from a single region of Sneathiella aquimaris:
- a CDS encoding acyl-CoA dehydrogenase family protein, which produces MMENEILVQIRQTVKQLCNGFPGSYWQEKDRNRAYPEEFVQALTEAGLLSSLIPEEYGGAGLPLSVASAILEEIHAQGCNGAACHAQMYTMGTLLRHGNEEQRKKYLPGIASGELRLQAFGVTEPTAGTDTTSISTMAVRDGDEYVINGQKVWTSRAEYSDLMILLARTTPKDKVQKRSDGLSVFVVDMRKTVGNGMTIRPIRTMINHATTEVFFEDMRIPADSLIGEEGKGFKYILTGMNAERILIASECIGDARWFIETASDYVRDRKVFGRPIGQNQGVQFPIARSYAQTEAAKLMVQKAYGLYDEGKACGAEANMAKMLASEASWAAGEACLQSHGGFGFAEEYDVERKYRETRLYQIAPISTNLILSFIAEHELDLPRSY; this is translated from the coding sequence CAGACTGTGAAGCAGCTATGCAATGGATTTCCAGGTTCCTATTGGCAGGAAAAGGACCGCAACCGGGCCTATCCAGAAGAGTTTGTTCAAGCGCTCACGGAAGCAGGGCTTCTCTCCTCTCTTATTCCGGAAGAGTACGGAGGGGCAGGGCTCCCCTTATCAGTTGCCTCCGCGATTTTGGAAGAAATACATGCGCAGGGCTGTAACGGCGCCGCCTGTCATGCTCAAATGTATACGATGGGAACGTTGTTGCGTCATGGCAATGAAGAGCAGCGGAAGAAGTATCTGCCCGGGATCGCGTCGGGAGAATTGCGTTTGCAGGCCTTTGGCGTGACCGAACCGACTGCCGGGACCGATACAACGAGCATATCGACCATGGCTGTCCGGGATGGGGATGAGTATGTCATTAACGGGCAGAAAGTATGGACGTCCCGGGCTGAATATTCTGATCTAATGATACTGCTTGCCCGAACGACACCGAAAGATAAGGTGCAAAAGCGCTCTGATGGTCTTTCGGTGTTTGTTGTCGATATGCGAAAAACGGTGGGCAATGGTATGACTATTCGGCCAATCCGTACGATGATCAATCACGCGACAACTGAAGTCTTCTTTGAGGATATGCGCATTCCGGCTGACAGTCTGATCGGTGAAGAGGGAAAGGGGTTCAAGTATATCCTGACCGGTATGAACGCTGAACGCATCCTGATTGCTTCTGAATGTATCGGGGATGCGCGTTGGTTTATCGAGACTGCGTCGGACTATGTAAGGGACCGGAAAGTCTTCGGGCGACCCATCGGGCAAAATCAGGGCGTTCAGTTTCCCATCGCCCGATCTTATGCCCAGACAGAGGCTGCGAAGCTGATGGTTCAAAAGGCATATGGTCTTTATGACGAAGGTAAAGCCTGTGGGGCGGAAGCCAATATGGCCAAGATGCTTGCATCGGAAGCGTCCTGGGCAGCCGGGGAGGCTTGCCTGCAATCTCATGGCGGTTTTGGTTTTGCTGAGGAATATGATGTGGAGCGGAAATATCGCGAAACCCGACTCTATCAAATCGCACCTATCTCAACCAATCTCATTTTGTCTTTTATCGCCGAACATGAGCTTGATTTGCCCCGTTCTTATTAG